One stretch of Methylococcus capsulatus DNA includes these proteins:
- a CDS encoding beta-ketoacyl synthase chain length factor, protein MTLLHCLIEGIGAIGPGFASPEEFRRLIETGQADPSAPTPVPAPTCLPAAERRRAGTSIKLALAAGLQAMEASGRDATTLATVFTSSGGDGDNCHVICEALASDDRQISPTRFHNSVHNAPSGYWGIALGATVPSTSLCAFDASFGAGLLEAMAQVAQSREPCLLIAYDVPYPYPLSRVRAIGGAMCLALALAPEATARSVAQLTVGLGEGPCTGLSEPGLEAMRRSIPAGRGLPLLRALALAEPCRLVIDYLDPLRLELEVAPCR, encoded by the coding sequence ATGACCCTACTTCACTGCCTTATCGAAGGCATAGGCGCAATCGGCCCGGGTTTCGCCAGCCCTGAAGAATTCCGGAGGCTGATCGAGACGGGCCAGGCCGATCCCTCTGCGCCGACCCCAGTGCCGGCGCCGACCTGCCTGCCGGCGGCGGAGCGGCGGCGCGCCGGGACGTCGATCAAGCTCGCTCTGGCCGCAGGGTTGCAGGCCATGGAGGCTTCCGGCCGCGATGCCACGACCCTTGCGACAGTGTTCACCTCGTCGGGCGGGGATGGCGACAATTGCCATGTCATCTGTGAAGCGCTCGCCTCGGACGACCGGCAGATTTCGCCGACACGGTTTCACAATTCGGTACACAACGCCCCGTCCGGCTATTGGGGCATAGCGCTTGGCGCCACGGTGCCCTCGACCAGCCTGTGCGCCTTCGACGCCAGCTTCGGCGCCGGCCTCCTCGAAGCCATGGCGCAGGTTGCTCAGAGTCGCGAGCCGTGCCTGCTCATTGCCTACGACGTGCCTTACCCTTATCCACTGAGCCGCGTGCGGGCGATCGGTGGCGCCATGTGCCTGGCGCTGGCGCTGGCGCCCGAAGCCACGGCCCGGAGCGTGGCGCAGCTCACCGTGGGCTTGGGTGAGGGGCCTTGCACCGGGCTCAGCGAACCTGGCTTGGAAGCCATGCGGCGCAGCATTCCCGCCGGCCGTGGGCTGCCCTTGCTGCGGGCGCTAGCGCTTGCCGAGCCGTGTCGTCTCGTCATCGATTATCTCGATCCATTGCGTCTCGAACTGGAGGTCGCACCATGCCGCTAG
- a CDS encoding hotdog family protein, giving the protein MPLDRDWIAQRIPHAGAMCLLDRVLTWNAERLRCVAVSHLSPGNPLRSGGRLSVVCGIEYAAQATAVHGALRSAGEEDAPRSGFLVSVRDVEFHVRRLDTLDGDLVVEVERLTGDGNDALYQFRLLATDGRELLTGRLAVRLDAEAGEGRVKL; this is encoded by the coding sequence ATGCCGCTAGACCGAGATTGGATCGCACAGCGGATTCCCCATGCCGGCGCCATGTGCCTGTTGGATCGGGTATTGACCTGGAATGCCGAACGGTTGCGCTGTGTAGCCGTCAGCCACCTCAGTCCCGGCAATCCGCTCCGCTCGGGTGGTCGGTTGTCGGTGGTCTGCGGGATCGAGTACGCGGCCCAGGCTACCGCCGTACACGGCGCTCTGCGATCGGCCGGAGAAGAGGATGCGCCGCGTAGCGGTTTCCTGGTCAGCGTGCGCGACGTCGAATTCCATGTGCGCCGGCTGGATACATTGGACGGGGATCTGGTGGTCGAAGTGGAACGCCTCACCGGCGACGGAAACGATGCGCTCTATCAATTCCGTCTGCTGGCTACGGATGGCCGTGAGCTGCTGACTGGGCGTCTCGCGGTGCGGCTGGACGCGGAAGCAGGTGAAGGACGAGTAAAGCTATGA
- the fabG gene encoding 3-oxoacyl-ACP reductase FabG → MRQALVSGGSGGIGAAICRRLAADGLHVWVHYHGHRESAEQVVDSIRHASGSATAIGFDVCDAAAVAEAIGTMCAERPIQVLVNNAGIHDDAVFPAMGTAQWQRVIDVSLNGFFNLTQPLVMPMIRERWGRIVNISSVAALTGNRGQVNYSAAKGALHSATKSLALELASRGVTVNAVAPGIIETGMAEGVFDRVAIERLVPMKRAGRPEEVADLVAFLASDRAAYITGQIISINGGII, encoded by the coding sequence ATGAGGCAGGCCCTGGTCAGCGGCGGCAGTGGGGGCATCGGCGCGGCGATCTGCCGCCGGTTGGCCGCCGACGGCCTGCACGTCTGGGTGCATTACCACGGCCATCGCGAGTCCGCGGAACAGGTCGTGGATTCGATACGCCATGCCAGCGGCAGCGCCACAGCGATCGGCTTTGACGTTTGCGACGCGGCGGCGGTCGCTGAGGCCATTGGTACGATGTGTGCGGAGCGGCCCATCCAGGTACTGGTGAACAACGCCGGTATCCACGACGACGCCGTGTTTCCGGCGATGGGAACCGCCCAATGGCAACGGGTCATCGACGTTTCACTGAATGGCTTCTTCAACCTCACCCAGCCGCTGGTCATGCCGATGATCCGCGAGCGCTGGGGCCGGATCGTCAACATTTCCTCGGTGGCAGCACTCACCGGCAACCGCGGCCAAGTCAACTATTCCGCCGCCAAAGGCGCATTGCATTCGGCCACCAAGTCCCTGGCGTTGGAACTCGCCAGCCGGGGCGTGACCGTCAACGCCGTGGCGCCGGGCATCATCGAAACCGGCATGGCGGAAGGCGTGTTCGACCGGGTGGCTATTGAACGCCTGGTGCCCATGAAGCGGGCCGGCCGGCCGGAAGAAGTGGCCGATCTGGTGGCGTTCCTGGCCTCCGACCGCGCCGCATATATCACCGGGCAGATCATCTCCATCAACGGCGGCATCATCTGA
- a CDS encoding cation:proton antiporter: MSTSPATTVSVHAAETLLFFTLLQLAVIVLIGRLGGALAIRAGQSPVVGEILGGVVLGPSLFGLLWPDIFTFVFRSAPPEPLTILSQLGLILLMFQIGLEFDFSHLKERRNRRAVRNVALAGLLLPFALGFGFGYQTAPLLSPEADRIASALFVATAFSITALPILGRIMIEFGMTDHKLGVIAISVAAINDVVGWLLLAVVTALTVAAYSHAEFALKVGLVAAFVGLSWFVARPVMKWLVRRLHKAGAGLTGNQLGVLLAGIFLAGICTYKLGIFAIFGGFMMGVLLHDEAELRAAWKDRVGHFVTVFFLPIFFTYTGLRTEIGGLDTLQLWGWCALVILLATMGKFGGAYLAARLSGLDRHESAILGIMMNTRALMELIVLNVGYDLGVISRNVFTMLVLMAIVSTVLTTPCLRAWLPKTAPEA, translated from the coding sequence ATGAGCACGTCCCCCGCGACCACCGTGTCGGTCCACGCGGCCGAAACCCTGCTGTTCTTCACCTTGCTGCAACTCGCCGTCATCGTGCTGATCGGGCGGCTCGGCGGCGCCCTGGCCATTCGCGCCGGCCAATCTCCGGTGGTCGGCGAGATTCTCGGCGGCGTCGTCTTGGGGCCTTCCCTGTTCGGATTGCTCTGGCCCGACATCTTCACATTCGTGTTCCGCTCCGCCCCGCCCGAACCGCTCACCATCCTCTCGCAGCTCGGCCTGATCCTGCTGATGTTCCAGATCGGACTCGAATTCGATTTTTCTCATCTGAAAGAAAGGCGCAACCGCCGCGCGGTCCGCAACGTGGCCCTCGCCGGCCTGCTGTTGCCGTTCGCGCTAGGCTTCGGCTTCGGCTATCAGACCGCGCCGCTGCTGTCGCCCGAGGCCGACCGCATCGCTTCGGCGCTGTTCGTCGCCACGGCTTTTTCGATCACGGCCCTGCCCATCCTGGGGCGGATCATGATCGAATTCGGTATGACCGACCACAAACTTGGCGTCATCGCCATCAGCGTGGCGGCGATCAACGACGTGGTAGGCTGGCTGCTGCTGGCCGTGGTCACCGCGCTGACCGTTGCCGCATACTCCCATGCCGAATTCGCGCTCAAAGTAGGGCTGGTCGCCGCCTTCGTCGGGCTGAGCTGGTTCGTGGCGCGGCCGGTGATGAAGTGGCTGGTGCGGCGGCTGCATAAAGCCGGAGCCGGGCTGACGGGCAACCAGCTTGGTGTGCTGCTGGCCGGGATATTCCTCGCCGGCATATGCACCTACAAACTAGGGATCTTCGCGATCTTCGGCGGCTTCATGATGGGCGTGCTGCTGCATGACGAAGCGGAACTACGCGCAGCTTGGAAGGACAGGGTAGGGCACTTCGTCACAGTGTTCTTCCTTCCCATCTTCTTCACCTACACGGGTTTGCGCACCGAGATCGGCGGTTTGGACACCCTGCAGCTATGGGGCTGGTGCGCTCTCGTCATCCTGCTGGCCACCATGGGCAAGTTCGGCGGTGCTTACCTCGCCGCGCGCCTGTCAGGACTCGATCGCCACGAATCGGCCATTCTGGGCATCATGATGAATACCCGCGCCCTCATGGAACTGATCGTGCTCAACGTTGGCTACGACCTCGGCGTGATCTCCCGCAACGTCTTCACCATGCTGGTGCTGATGGCGATCGTCAGCACGGTTCTGACCACCCCCTGTTTGAGGGCTTGGTTGCCGAAGACCGCACCTGAGGCGTGA
- a CDS encoding DUF2442 domain-containing protein: MKYPRVKSVKAVESHALFVGFDNQQKRKYDVTPLPSKEMFSPLTNLALFRSVRVDEGGYAVVWNGNIDISEYELWRHGQPIP; encoded by the coding sequence ATGAAGTACCCAAGAGTAAAGTCAGTAAAGGCGGTAGAGAGTCATGCCTTGTTTGTCGGGTTTGATAATCAACAAAAGCGAAAGTACGACGTCACGCCATTGCCAAGTAAGGAAATGTTTTCACCTTTGACGAATCTCGCTTTGTTTAGATCGGTCCGGGTGGATGAGGGAGGGTATGCCGTCGTGTGGAACGGAAATATTGATATTAGTGAATATGAATTATGGAGACATGGGCAACCGATACCCTGA
- a CDS encoding esterase family protein, with translation MNREYHCWYTERLGRDMELLVFGHAGAKVLVFPTRDGRFHEYEDLRLVDSLRPKIEAGHLQLFCLDSIDHESFYCFWRHPAERIRRHVQFEEYVLNEVFPLMAAKNPHPCTIAHGCSLGAFHAVNIAFRHPHLFRKVAAFSGRYDLTHGVEHFRDLFDGYYDDTIYYHTPSHFLPNLECHWRLEALRRMDIVLVVGGDDPFLDNNRELSRILWSKGISHALHTWDGRAHQGHAWRKMAPLYI, from the coding sequence ATGAATCGGGAATATCACTGCTGGTACACCGAACGCCTGGGCCGAGACATGGAACTGCTGGTGTTCGGCCATGCCGGCGCCAAAGTCCTGGTCTTCCCGACCCGTGACGGCCGCTTCCACGAGTATGAAGACCTCCGGCTGGTGGACAGCCTGCGGCCCAAGATCGAGGCCGGCCACCTGCAACTGTTCTGCCTGGACAGCATCGACCACGAATCCTTCTATTGCTTCTGGCGCCACCCGGCCGAGCGCATCCGGCGCCACGTCCAGTTCGAGGAATATGTCCTCAATGAAGTGTTCCCTTTGATGGCCGCCAAAAACCCGCATCCCTGCACCATCGCGCACGGCTGCAGCCTGGGCGCGTTCCACGCCGTCAATATCGCCTTCCGCCACCCCCACCTGTTCCGCAAGGTGGCTGCCTTCTCCGGCCGCTACGACCTTACCCACGGCGTGGAACACTTCCGCGACCTGTTCGACGGTTATTACGACGACACCATTTACTACCACACCCCCTCGCATTTTCTCCCCAACCTGGAATGCCACTGGCGGCTCGAAGCGCTGCGGCGCATGGACATCGTGCTCGTAGTGGGCGGCGACGATCCTTTTCTCGACAACAACCGCGAACTGAGCCGGATTCTGTGGTCCAAGGGCATTTCCCACGCCCTCCATACCTGGGACGGGCGTGCGCACCAGGGGCATGCCTGGCGGAAGATGGCGCCGCTGTACATCTGA
- a CDS encoding acetylxylan esterase has translation MPFSHAYPFDPTYGFSLDQLLRVEAPDPPEDFAAFWSARYDDARNLAPRPELRRCGWNHPRFQVFDLCYRSTGAITIGGWALVPAQGEIRRGFVVGHGYGGRAGPDLDLPFADAAILFPCFRGLSRSRCPEIPETPDRHVLCEIEDRDRYVLGGCVEDLWLAVSSLLDLFPETEGHIGYLGISFGGGIGALSLPWEPRIRRAHFNVPTFGHQRLRLTLPTVGSGESVRRYQALHGNVMATLAYYDAAIAARFIGIPVHVAAALFDPAVAPPGQFAVYNALAGPKELFVLEAGHFDYPRKPEQDRSLSAAIAAFFELL, from the coding sequence ATGCCGTTCAGCCATGCTTATCCGTTCGACCCGACCTACGGGTTTTCCCTCGACCAGTTGCTCCGGGTGGAAGCGCCCGACCCGCCGGAAGACTTCGCCGCCTTTTGGTCGGCACGGTATGACGATGCGAGAAACCTAGCGCCCCGGCCGGAACTCCGCCGCTGCGGCTGGAACCATCCGCGTTTCCAGGTATTCGACCTCTGCTACCGCTCGACCGGCGCGATCACCATCGGCGGGTGGGCGCTGGTTCCGGCACAAGGGGAAATCCGCCGCGGCTTCGTGGTCGGCCACGGCTATGGCGGCCGCGCCGGGCCCGATCTCGACCTGCCGTTCGCGGACGCCGCCATCCTGTTTCCTTGCTTCCGCGGCCTCTCCCGCAGTCGCTGCCCCGAGATTCCGGAAACGCCGGACCGGCATGTGCTGTGCGAGATCGAGGATCGCGACCGCTATGTCCTCGGCGGCTGCGTGGAAGACCTCTGGCTGGCCGTCAGCTCCCTGCTCGATCTGTTTCCCGAGACCGAAGGCCACATCGGCTACCTCGGCATCAGTTTCGGCGGCGGCATCGGCGCCCTGAGCCTGCCCTGGGAACCGCGCATCCGCAGGGCCCATTTCAACGTGCCGACCTTCGGCCATCAACGGCTGCGGCTGACCCTACCGACCGTCGGCAGCGGAGAATCGGTCCGGCGCTATCAGGCCTTACACGGTAACGTCATGGCAACCTTGGCCTATTACGATGCCGCCATCGCCGCACGTTTCATCGGAATCCCGGTGCACGTCGCCGCCGCTCTGTTCGATCCGGCCGTCGCGCCGCCCGGCCAGTTCGCCGTCTACAACGCGCTCGCCGGCCCGAAGGAGCTGTTCGTACTGGAGGCCGGGCATTTCGACTATCCCCGGAAACCGGAACAGGACCGATCGCTGTCCGCCGCCATCGCAGCTTTTTTCGAATTGCTATGA
- a CDS encoding non-ribosomal peptide synthetase, producing the protein MNVKEQNVTDCYALSPMQGNMLSATLFDQRVGTYIQQLVLRTRENLDQDAYREAWSRLIARHDILRTAFVWRNVEAPRQRVEPAVAMPWADFDWRAMPRPEQESRFDAFLAEDRLRGFDLARAPLHRLTLIRTGEDEHWAVWTYHHALLDGRARLIVMEELFRLYQALRDGYAPELPPPTPYRNYIGWLDSLDFAASEGYWRGLLGDFHEPNRVLSALPEPRPLPPAHTAGLVQAWTPPALYEALQQLAKKQDVTLNTLVQSAWGLLIARHSGRDDVVFGATRSCRKSVPGGEAIVGPIINTTPVRLKIDPARPVAEFIRELRRQHLSVRDHEHTPTARIHAWSGLSPDMPLFTTIVVFENYHVVKSRGGDWDKRHFELKEQTDHLILAGYLADGLLLKIEYDRRLFEDDTVERMLQQLLTILESLTACADGRLADLRTLPDHELRRLTVEWNDTRADYPQVTLGELFSAQARRTPDAIAVQSGNQRLSYGELERRSNRLAAFLLGKGTGPGVVVALLLDRRCELAVGLLGVLKAGGAYLPLDPAYPPERIAYMLEDSGARIVLTRSALADAFHLPGIDLLRLDADRETGVAGPDEAPPCPAGPDDIAYLMYTSGSTGLPKGVMVPHRGIVNLCVAIGRRYGLAPGDRVLQYASLSFDICVEEIYPTWHAGGTVVFRDESRGHSVHEFLNWADRERITVFDIPTAFWNELVRGLTASGGGLPASLRLTVVGGEKASRAMLDAWNRLPGAARVAWFNSYGPTETTVTATVYHPPSPPASPLTDPPIGRPIDNVRLYVLDHHLKPVPIGVPGELYIGGAGVAKGYLRRPELTAAAFVPEPFAGDAEARMYRTGDLVRYDSDGQLFFVGRNDDQVKISGFRVEPAAIEAAIERHDSVAQAVVKAVETAGGKYLAAYLVPALGHRFDANGLKAFLRDTLPEHEIPQTFVVMTEFPLTPGGKLDRKALPDPAVPTPAGGSADAPRNDTERKLAAIFEEIFPARSIGIRDNFFAMGGDSLRAFQLLTRIELVCGQRLSFAALAKAATVEQLAALVEGRSRDGAQSSHIVPLSLEAAAGPALFLVHGVGGNVHWYHALAERLKADFNVYGIQSPGMEDCDDAMVGADIESLARLYVSEIKTVQAQGPYWIGGHSMGGIIAFEMARQFHALGDEVALVANFDNWNRAADAPHFATKLLRLTSHFLKLGAADKLRFLRDKMQWAKQCVHARLARGQADIRQLQEMKAANVRAAYRYVPGFYPGTLTLFRARQQAATALNDPLLGWNGLAEAIDVVEVPGDHYTLLGEPHVGTLANELRRRARSRRSSNP; encoded by the coding sequence ATGAACGTCAAGGAGCAGAACGTGACGGATTGCTACGCGCTTTCGCCGATGCAGGGAAACATGCTGTCGGCGACCCTGTTCGATCAGCGGGTAGGCACTTACATCCAGCAACTGGTTTTGCGAACCCGCGAAAATCTCGACCAAGACGCTTATCGCGAGGCTTGGAGCCGCCTCATCGCCAGGCATGACATCCTGCGGACGGCATTCGTCTGGCGGAACGTGGAGGCGCCGCGGCAACGGGTCGAACCCGCTGTGGCGATGCCCTGGGCCGATTTCGACTGGCGGGCGATGCCACGCCCGGAGCAGGAAAGCCGGTTCGACGCCTTCCTCGCCGAGGACAGGCTGCGGGGCTTCGACCTGGCGCGGGCGCCGCTACATCGCCTGACCCTGATCCGAACCGGTGAGGACGAACACTGGGCGGTGTGGACCTACCACCATGCGCTGCTGGACGGGCGGGCACGGCTCATCGTCATGGAAGAGCTGTTCCGTCTCTACCAGGCGCTGCGCGATGGTTACGCACCGGAGCTGCCGCCGCCGACGCCTTACCGCAACTACATCGGCTGGCTGGACTCGCTCGATTTCGCGGCGAGTGAAGGCTACTGGCGCGGGCTGCTGGGCGATTTCCATGAACCGAACCGGGTCCTGAGCGCCCTGCCCGAGCCGCGGCCCTTGCCGCCTGCCCACACCGCCGGACTGGTTCAAGCCTGGACACCTCCAGCCCTTTATGAGGCGCTCCAGCAACTGGCGAAGAAACAGGACGTCACCCTCAACACCCTGGTTCAGTCCGCCTGGGGACTGCTGATTGCACGCCACAGCGGACGCGACGACGTGGTGTTCGGCGCCACGCGCTCCTGCCGGAAATCCGTGCCGGGGGGCGAGGCCATCGTCGGGCCCATCATCAACACCACCCCCGTGCGCCTGAAGATCGACCCTGCCAGACCCGTCGCTGAATTCATCCGCGAACTTCGGCGCCAGCACCTGAGCGTGCGCGACCACGAACACACGCCGACGGCCCGCATCCATGCATGGAGCGGTCTGTCACCCGACATGCCACTGTTCACCACCATTGTGGTGTTCGAGAACTACCACGTCGTGAAATCCCGCGGCGGCGACTGGGACAAACGCCATTTCGAGCTGAAAGAACAGACCGACCACCTCATCCTGGCAGGCTACCTCGCCGACGGCCTGCTGCTGAAGATCGAATACGACCGCCGCCTGTTCGAGGACGACACGGTCGAACGTATGCTGCAACAGCTCCTGACGATCCTCGAAAGCCTGACGGCCTGCGCCGATGGCCGACTCGCAGACCTCCGCACTCTCCCCGACCACGAGCTGCGGCGCCTCACGGTGGAATGGAACGACACCCGTGCCGATTACCCTCAGGTCACCCTGGGCGAACTTTTCTCCGCGCAGGCACGCCGCACGCCCGACGCCATCGCAGTCCAAAGTGGAAACCAACGTCTCAGTTACGGCGAGCTGGAACGGCGGTCGAATCGCCTGGCGGCGTTTTTGCTGGGCAAAGGCACCGGTCCCGGTGTCGTGGTCGCCCTGTTGTTGGACCGTCGCTGCGAACTCGCCGTCGGCCTACTCGGCGTACTGAAAGCGGGCGGCGCCTACCTGCCGTTGGACCCCGCCTATCCCCCAGAGCGGATCGCCTACATGCTCGAGGACTCGGGCGCCCGGATCGTACTGACCCGGAGCGCCCTGGCCGATGCCTTTCACCTTCCCGGCATCGACCTGCTGAGGCTGGATGCCGACCGGGAAACCGGCGTTGCCGGCCCGGACGAAGCGCCGCCGTGCCCGGCCGGGCCGGACGACATCGCTTATCTGATGTATACCTCCGGTTCGACGGGCCTGCCGAAGGGCGTGATGGTCCCGCATCGCGGCATCGTCAACCTGTGCGTGGCGATAGGTCGCCGCTACGGCCTGGCGCCGGGAGACCGGGTCCTGCAGTACGCCTCCCTGAGTTTCGACATCTGCGTGGAGGAGATTTACCCGACCTGGCACGCCGGTGGGACGGTCGTGTTCCGCGACGAGAGCCGTGGGCATTCGGTGCACGAATTCCTAAACTGGGCCGACCGCGAAAGAATCACCGTATTCGACATTCCCACGGCATTCTGGAACGAACTGGTGCGCGGACTCACGGCAAGCGGCGGTGGCCTGCCTGCCAGCCTGCGACTGACCGTGGTGGGCGGAGAAAAGGCCTCCCGCGCCATGCTGGATGCCTGGAACCGGTTGCCTGGCGCGGCCCGCGTTGCCTGGTTCAACAGCTACGGACCGACGGAGACGACGGTCACCGCGACCGTCTACCACCCGCCGTCTCCGCCGGCCTCCCCGCTCACCGATCCCCCGATCGGCCGCCCCATCGACAACGTCCGCCTGTACGTGCTCGATCACCATCTGAAACCTGTGCCCATCGGCGTTCCGGGCGAACTGTACATCGGCGGTGCCGGCGTGGCGAAAGGCTATCTGCGGCGTCCCGAACTCACTGCTGCGGCCTTCGTCCCCGAACCATTCGCCGGCGACGCCGAGGCGCGGATGTACCGGACCGGTGATCTGGTGCGTTACGACAGCGACGGCCAATTGTTTTTCGTGGGACGCAACGACGACCAGGTCAAGATCAGCGGATTCCGCGTCGAACCGGCCGCAATCGAAGCGGCGATCGAGCGTCACGACAGCGTGGCCCAGGCTGTGGTGAAAGCCGTCGAAACGGCGGGCGGGAAATACCTCGCCGCCTACCTCGTGCCGGCACTGGGCCACCGGTTCGACGCCAACGGACTGAAAGCTTTCCTGCGAGACACCCTGCCGGAGCACGAAATCCCTCAAACCTTCGTGGTCATGACGGAATTTCCGCTCACGCCGGGCGGCAAGCTGGACCGCAAGGCCCTGCCCGACCCGGCGGTGCCCACCCCGGCAGGCGGCAGCGCCGACGCTCCCCGCAATGACACCGAGCGGAAACTCGCCGCGATCTTCGAGGAAATCTTTCCGGCGCGTTCGATCGGCATCCGGGACAATTTCTTCGCCATGGGCGGTGATTCTCTGCGCGCCTTCCAGCTTCTCACTCGAATCGAACTCGTCTGCGGCCAACGGCTTTCGTTCGCCGCCCTGGCGAAGGCCGCCACGGTCGAACAGCTGGCGGCGCTGGTCGAAGGCAGGAGCCGGGACGGGGCTCAGAGCAGCCACATCGTTCCCTTGAGCCTGGAGGCCGCCGCGGGACCCGCCCTTTTCCTCGTCCATGGGGTGGGCGGGAACGTACACTGGTACCACGCCCTCGCCGAACGTTTGAAAGCCGATTTCAATGTCTACGGCATCCAGTCGCCCGGCATGGAGGACTGCGACGATGCCATGGTCGGCGCCGACATCGAAAGCCTGGCCCGGCTCTACGTCTCTGAAATCAAAACCGTCCAGGCACAGGGACCGTATTGGATCGGCGGCCACTCCATGGGGGGCATCATTGCGTTCGAAATGGCCCGCCAGTTCCATGCCCTGGGCGACGAGGTCGCGCTGGTGGCGAACTTCGACAACTGGAACCGCGCGGCGGACGCCCCCCATTTCGCCACCAAACTGCTCCGCCTCACCAGCCATTTCCTGAAACTCGGCGCCGCGGACAAGCTGCGGTTCCTGCGCGACAAAATGCAATGGGCGAAACAGTGCGTTCACGCCCGCCTGGCGCGCGGCCAGGCCGACATCCGGCAGCTTCAGGAAATGAAAGCTGCAAACGTCCGGGCCGCCTACCGTTACGTGCCCGGCTTCTATCCCGGCACCCTGACGCTGTTCCGTGCCCGCCAGCAGGCCGCCACCGCTTTGAACGATCCGTTGCTCGGCTGGAACGGACTGGCGGAAGCGATCGACGTGGTGGAGGTGCCTGGCGACCATTACACCCTGCTCGGCGAACCGCACGTTGGCACGCTGGCCAACGAACTGCGACGCCGCGCGCGCTCCCGGAGGAGCAGCAATCCCTGA
- a CDS encoding glutamate-5-semialdehyde dehydrogenase produces MTAVSALRPTGPEAVAEYVDGLARRAREVGRVLGRAETAAKNRALLAIAHELEQSAALLIDENRKDLEAGAAMGLERAQLERLGVDAKRVQAMAAGLREIAALPDPVGEISGLTYRPSGIQVGRMRVPLGVIGIIYESRPNVTADAAGLCLKSGNACILRGGSEAIHSNRAIAACIRQGLEAGGLPADAVQLIETTDRAAVGALLAADEYVDIIVPRGGRSLIERVVAESRIPVIKHLDGICHVYIDDGADPVKARRIAINAKTQRYGVCNAMETLLVAAGIAPAILPELAALYRGEGVELRGCPETCRLVPDCVPATDVDWDTEYLAPILAVRVVAGLDEAIEHIHRHGSGHTDAIVTEDYGRARRFLREVDSASVMVNASTRFADGFEYGLGAEIGISTDKLHARGPVGLEGLTTQKFIVLGDGHVRT; encoded by the coding sequence ATGACGGCGGTAAGCGCATTGCGTCCGACCGGGCCCGAGGCCGTGGCGGAATACGTGGACGGCCTGGCGCGGCGCGCCCGGGAAGTCGGGCGGGTCCTGGGGCGGGCCGAGACGGCGGCGAAGAACCGGGCGCTGTTGGCGATAGCCCATGAGCTCGAGCAGTCGGCGGCACTGCTGATCGACGAAAACCGCAAAGACCTCGAGGCCGGCGCGGCCATGGGGCTGGAGCGGGCCCAGCTCGAGCGGCTGGGAGTCGACGCCAAACGGGTCCAGGCCATGGCCGCGGGACTTCGGGAGATCGCCGCCCTGCCCGATCCGGTGGGTGAAATCAGCGGCCTGACCTACCGGCCGTCCGGCATCCAGGTCGGACGGATGCGGGTGCCGCTGGGTGTCATCGGCATCATCTACGAATCCCGTCCCAACGTCACCGCCGATGCGGCGGGGCTGTGCCTGAAGTCCGGCAACGCCTGTATCCTGCGCGGCGGTTCCGAGGCGATCCATTCCAACAGGGCCATCGCGGCCTGCATCCGCCAGGGTCTGGAAGCCGGGGGGCTGCCGGCCGATGCGGTCCAGCTCATCGAGACCACCGACCGCGCGGCGGTCGGCGCGCTGCTGGCGGCGGACGAGTACGTCGACATCATCGTGCCGCGCGGCGGGCGTTCGCTGATCGAGCGTGTCGTGGCGGAGTCGCGGATCCCGGTCATCAAGCATCTGGATGGCATCTGCCATGTCTACATCGACGACGGCGCGGATCCGGTCAAAGCCCGCCGCATCGCGATCAATGCCAAGACCCAGCGCTACGGGGTCTGCAACGCCATGGAAACCCTGCTGGTCGCCGCCGGCATCGCGCCAGCGATCCTGCCGGAACTGGCGGCGCTGTACCGGGGCGAGGGCGTCGAACTGCGCGGCTGCCCCGAAACCTGCCGCCTCGTGCCGGACTGTGTTCCGGCCACCGATGTGGACTGGGACACGGAATACCTGGCCCCGATCCTGGCGGTCCGCGTGGTCGCCGGACTGGACGAGGCGATCGAGCACATCCACCGCCACGGCTCGGGCCACACCGATGCCATCGTCACCGAGGACTATGGTCGCGCCCGCCGCTTCCTGCGCGAGGTCGATTCGGCTTCGGTCATGGTGAATGCCTCGACGCGTTTCGCCGACGGCTTCGAGTACGGCCTGGGGGCGGAGATCGGCATCAGCACCGACAAGCTCCATGCCCGAGGACCGGTCGGGCTGGAAGGGCTCACCACCCAGAAATTCATCGTGCTGGGCGACGGCCACGTCCGGACTTGA